In a genomic window of Primulina huaijiensis isolate GDHJ02 chromosome 10, ASM1229523v2, whole genome shotgun sequence:
- the LOC140986706 gene encoding uncharacterized protein isoform X2, with amino-acid sequence MEDDRKENSPWLSVPQFGDWDQKGQLPDYSMDFSKIRERRKHNKRDPSRASLGNEENLISLNTRDLNKPHDDDNLDNHQNNSPTGTKYSNNMQEIDEESNLGYLLNLKSIMLHLDHLKAHVVSHGMQGVTFSAISNVLSSRPDSVDGMLAALSISWAL; translated from the exons ATGGAGGACGACCGCAAGGAG AATTCACCATGGCTCTCTGTGCCACAATTTGGCGACTGGGATCAAAAGGGACAGTTACCTGACTACTCGATGGATTTCTCGAAAATCAGAGAAAGGAGGAAACATAACAAGAGGGATCCATCAAGAGCCAGTCTTGGAAATGAGGAAAACCTCATCTCTTTAAACACGAGAGATTTGAACAAACCCCACGATGATGATAATCTCGATAATCATCAGAACAATTCTCCAACA GGcacaaaatattcaaataacATGCAAGAGATTGATGAAGAAAGCAACCTTGGGTACTTgctaaatttgaaaagtatcatGTTACATCTGGACCACCTTAAAGCACATGTGGTTTCACATGGAAT GCAAGGAGTAACGTTTTCAgctatttcaaatgttttgtcTTCAAGGCCTGATAGCGTCGATGGAATGCTTGCTGCACTTTCAATCTCTTGGGCCCTTTAA
- the LOC140986706 gene encoding uncharacterized protein isoform X3, producing MDFSKIRERRKHNKRDPSRASLGNEENLISLNTRDLNKPHDDDNLDNHQNNSPTGTKYSNNMQEIDEESNLGYLLNLKSIMLHLDHLKAHVVSHGMQGVTFSAISNVLSSRPDSVDGMLAALSISWAL from the exons ATGGATTTCTCGAAAATCAGAGAAAGGAGGAAACATAACAAGAGGGATCCATCAAGAGCCAGTCTTGGAAATGAGGAAAACCTCATCTCTTTAAACACGAGAGATTTGAACAAACCCCACGATGATGATAATCTCGATAATCATCAGAACAATTCTCCAACA GGcacaaaatattcaaataacATGCAAGAGATTGATGAAGAAAGCAACCTTGGGTACTTgctaaatttgaaaagtatcatGTTACATCTGGACCACCTTAAAGCACATGTGGTTTCACATGGAAT GCAAGGAGTAACGTTTTCAgctatttcaaatgttttgtcTTCAAGGCCTGATAGCGTCGATGGAATGCTTGCTGCACTTTCAATCTCTTGGGCCCTTTAA
- the LOC140986706 gene encoding uncharacterized protein isoform X1: MEDDRKEKNSPWLSVPQFGDWDQKGQLPDYSMDFSKIRERRKHNKRDPSRASLGNEENLISLNTRDLNKPHDDDNLDNHQNNSPTGTKYSNNMQEIDEESNLGYLLNLKSIMLHLDHLKAHVVSHGMQGVTFSAISNVLSSRPDSVDGMLAALSISWAL; the protein is encoded by the exons ATGGAGGACGACCGCAAGGAG AAGAATTCACCATGGCTCTCTGTGCCACAATTTGGCGACTGGGATCAAAAGGGACAGTTACCTGACTACTCGATGGATTTCTCGAAAATCAGAGAAAGGAGGAAACATAACAAGAGGGATCCATCAAGAGCCAGTCTTGGAAATGAGGAAAACCTCATCTCTTTAAACACGAGAGATTTGAACAAACCCCACGATGATGATAATCTCGATAATCATCAGAACAATTCTCCAACA GGcacaaaatattcaaataacATGCAAGAGATTGATGAAGAAAGCAACCTTGGGTACTTgctaaatttgaaaagtatcatGTTACATCTGGACCACCTTAAAGCACATGTGGTTTCACATGGAAT GCAAGGAGTAACGTTTTCAgctatttcaaatgttttgtcTTCAAGGCCTGATAGCGTCGATGGAATGCTTGCTGCACTTTCAATCTCTTGGGCCCTTTAA